The Gloeobacter violaceus PCC 7421 DNA window GGCGCAACTGGCCAATCCGTTGGGTGCCAAGTCCATCGGTGCCAACGTCACGCATGTTCCCCCGGGCAAGGCCGCTTTTCCGTTTCATCACCACTACGCCAACGAAGAGCATTTTTTTATCCTGAGCGGCACCGGCATGCTGCGCGTCGGTTCCCAAGCCTATCCGGTGAAGCCGCACGACTATATCTTCACGCCGCCGGGTGGGCCAGAGGTGGCCCATCAGCTGGTCAATACCGGGCTCGAAGATCTGGTCTATCTGGCCATTTCGACTCTGCAACTGCCGGAAGTGGCGGGCTATCCGGACTCGGGCAAAACGGGCGTCAGGATCACCTACGACAGCGCATCCGGCGCCGGCAGATTCTTGATCGCAGATGCGTCCAAGGACGAAGTGAGCTACTGGGACGGCGAAGACGGACGCGCCATAGCCGAGATGCAGGC harbors:
- a CDS encoding cupin domain-containing protein, whose amino-acid sequence is MKPILNVADAPIRRLESGEHFECRMAQLANPLGAKSIGANVTHVPPGKAAFPFHHHYANEEHFFILSGTGMLRVGSQAYPVKPHDYIFTPPGGPEVAHQLVNTGLEDLVYLAISTLQLPEVAGYPDSGKTGVRITYDSASGAGRFLIADASKDEVSYWDGEDGRAIAEMQAAPSAP